One stretch of Siphonobacter curvatus DNA includes these proteins:
- the dapA gene encoding 4-hydroxy-tetrahydrodipicolinate synthase, translated as MKKFHGVGVALVTPFHEDGSIDWTGLERMLQHVTDGGVDYLVIQGTTGESATMTQAEKVEVLQFVKEKNAGKLPIVYGIGGNVTSKVVEEIAKTDLTGVDAILSVCPYYNKPGKRGVIAHYTAVADASPVPVIMYNIPGRTGINMTSATVIELAQHPNIIGVKEASCIIEQCMEIFRDMPEDFLLISGDDVQAVPIISIGGVGVMSVIANAFPGKFTGMVHAALNGDFATARKTLGSFLDIDPLLYEEGNPVGVKGILESLGLISSDVRLPLMKTSEELKERQRSVIQKDKLV; from the coding sequence ATGAAAAAATTTCACGGCGTTGGAGTCGCCCTAGTTACTCCCTTTCACGAAGACGGCTCCATCGACTGGACGGGTCTGGAACGTATGCTGCAACACGTCACCGACGGGGGCGTTGATTACCTGGTGATCCAGGGAACTACCGGCGAGTCAGCCACGATGACCCAAGCCGAAAAAGTGGAGGTACTTCAGTTTGTCAAGGAAAAAAATGCGGGCAAACTTCCCATCGTCTACGGAATCGGGGGTAACGTCACTTCCAAGGTTGTTGAAGAAATTGCTAAAACGGATCTGACGGGCGTTGATGCCATTCTGTCGGTTTGTCCGTACTACAATAAGCCCGGTAAACGGGGCGTCATTGCTCACTACACGGCGGTGGCCGATGCTTCTCCCGTTCCCGTAATCATGTACAACATCCCCGGTCGTACGGGCATCAACATGACGAGTGCGACGGTGATTGAGCTGGCTCAGCATCCGAATATCATCGGGGTGAAAGAAGCTTCCTGTATTATCGAGCAATGCATGGAAATCTTCCGCGATATGCCCGAAGACTTCCTGCTCATCTCGGGCGATGACGTACAGGCGGTACCCATCATTAGCATCGGTGGCGTAGGTGTAATGTCCGTGATTGCCAACGCTTTCCCGGGAAAATTCACTGGGATGGTTCACGCGGCTCTCAACGGCGATTTTGCTACGGCCCGTAAAACACTCGGTTCGTTCCTGGACATTGATCCATTGCTATACGAAGAAGGAAATCCGGTCGGCGTGAAAGGGATTCTCGAATCGCTGGGACTGATTTCTTCCGATGTACGCTTACCCTTAATGAAAACCTCCGAAGAATTAAAAGAACGCCAACGTTCGGTGATTCAAAAGGATAAACTAGTTTAG